The window GAGCAGGAAGGTGGCCATGGAAGCGCAAGACCTCAATGAACCGCATTTGCCGACTCTGGAACAGATGCAGCAATGGACAGAAGTGGTTGGCCGCGCGCAGCAATTGATGCTGGAGCAGGCGGCTGGAGCTGCTGGCCGGACGTTGCCTTTCGACCCGCAAATGGTGTCCCGCATCCAGACAGGCTTCGCCAATGAGGGCCTTGCCTTGTGGCAGCGCTTCCTGGATTCGGGCGGCATGCTGCGCGATCGGGCCGAACCGCCGCCACCCGGCAGCCCGGCGGCGCGCAAGGACAGGCGTTTCGCCGATCCCGCATGGACCAACCATCCCTTTTATGACCTCATCCGGCAAAGTTATCTGCTGCTGTCCGATTATCTGTTGAATATGACCGATGCGGTGGACGGGGTTGATCCCAAGCAGAAGGCAAAGCTGCGCTTCGCCACCAACGGCCTGCTCGATGCCATGGCGCCGAGCAATTTCCCGCTCACCAACCCGCTGGTCATTGAAAAGACGATGCAGAGCGGCGGCGAGAATCTGGTGAAGGGCCTTCAGCATATGCTGGCCGACATCGAAAAGGGGCAACTTACCCACACTGATGGCACGCAGTTCGAGGTTGGCCGCAACCTGGCCGCGACGCCGGGCAAGGTGATCAAGGAAACGCCGCTTTACCAGTTGATCCATTATGCGCCGAGTACGGCGAAGGTGCTGGAAACCCCGCTGATAATCTTTCCGCCATGGATCAACCGCTTCTACATTCTGGACCTGGCGCCTGAAAAGAGCTTCGTGAAATGGGCGGTCGATCAGGGGTTGAGCGTGTTCCTGGTGTCCTGGAAATCGGCCGATGCGTCGATGAAGGACCTTATATGGGACGATTATATCCTGCGCGGCCAGATTGATGCGATCGACACGGTGCGCGAATTGCTGGCCGTCCCCAGCGTTCATACCATCGGCTATTGCGTGGCGGGCACGACGCTGGCCGCTACGCTGGCGCTGCTGGCGGCGCGGGACGAGGCGGACAAGGTGGCGAGCGCGACCTTCTTTACCGCGCAGGTCGATTTCAGCGAGGCGGGCGACCTAAGCCTCTTCATCGACAGTGATCAGATGAAGCTGCTGGAGCAGTTGTCTTCCGGTGGGTTCCTCGATGGGCGTTACATGGCCGCGACCTTCAATCTGCTGCGTGGGCGTGACCTTATCTGGAATTATGTCGTCAACAATTACCTGCTGGGGCAGGATTACCCTCCCTTTGACCTGCTTTACTGGAATGGCGACACGACCAACCTGCCCGCGCGCTGGCACAAGGATTATCTCTGCCAACTCTACCGCGATAATCTGCTGGTGAAGCCGGGCGCGCTGAGCGTGGATGGCACCCCGATCGACCTGGGGAAGATCCGCACGCCCGCCTATGTGCAGGCCGGGCGCGAGGACCATATCGCGCCTGCCGAAAGCGTGTGGAAGGCGACCCAGCATTTTTCCGGGCCGTTGCGCTTTCTGCTTGCGGGGTCGGGGCATATCGCGGGCGTGGTGAATCCGCCAGCGGCCGGCAAATATCAATATTGGACCTGTGATGAGCTGCCCGACAGCCTGGACGCCTTTGTCGCAGCTGCGAAGGAAACCAAGGGCAGCTGGTGGCCGGACTGGATCGAATGGATTCGGTCCATGGGTGATTCGTCGGTGGCGGCGACCAAAGGTGCCCGAGTACCCGGAGGCGGGAAACTAAAGTCTATCGAAGATGCGCCCGGACGCTACGTAAAGGGGCGATGAGCCCTGTCTTTCTTCTATTTTTGCCCATGATCATCTGAACATAGGCTCCGCCCGGCAGCGGCTTTGCTGCACTGCACAAAAATACTTGCGTCCATGTGGCGGCATGTGTATTGTGCACTGCAACAACGGAGGATGTTTCATGGCCGTGACTCCAAAGCCAGCTCGTCGCAAGCCGGGGATCAAGAAGTCCTCGTCAACACTTTCGGCAGCTGAAGCGCTCAAGGCTGCGGAAGCGGCAGTTGGGACCAGTCCCAAAGTCGCCCCGCCTGCAAAATCGGCAGTCGTCAAAAAGCCCGCTGCGCCCAAGCCCTCGCCTGCCGCCAAAGTGAATCCGGCGGCAATCGCTGCTGCGACCACCGCCGTCGATGCGGCGCCCGAACCGGCCACTCCGCCAGCGGTCGAACCTGTGCCCTCGGCACCGGCGCCGCTGGTTGAAGAGGCAAAGGTCGAACCCATGGAAGTCAAGAGCCTGTCATCCAAGGCCGGGCCGAAAGAGCCCGAATCGCTGCCCGCCACAGAAGGAACCAAGATGATGAACGACGTAATCGAAACCGGAAAGAAGTTCGCTGAAGAGACCAAGGTCAAGCTGGAAACGGCTTATGCCGATTTCAACGAAAAGGCGAAGGCCAGCGTTGAAAAGTCGACCAAGGCGATTGAAGAGTTGAGCGACATCGCCAAGGGCAATGTCGAGGCGCTGGTCGAATCCGGCAAGATCGCCGCGAAGGGCATCGAGACCCTGGGCCAGGACGCTGTCGATTACAGCCGCAAGAGCTTTGAAAAGGCGACGGCGTCTTTCAAGAGCTTCTCCACGGTTAAGACGCCCACCGAGTTCTTCCAGCTTCAGAGCCAGCTTTTCTCCAGCAGCTTCGACGAGCTGACCAAGGAAGCGGCCAAGAGCAGCGAAGCGCTGATCAAGCTGGCGGGTGACGTAGCCCAGCCGCTCACCGCTCGCGTGACCGTGGTGACCGACAAGGTGAAGTCGATCGCCGCCTGATCTGCGGCGCTCTTTCGACGGACAAATGTGGCGGCTCCTGCCTTTGGCGGGCGCCGCCACTGTTGGTTACAGCACAAGGTGCGATGACTTGTGCCCTGCGCCCTTGCCTTGCCAGGTGGAATCGCCATATTCTCACCCGACATGAGCAGCATCAGCACAGCGGCATATCCCATCGCCATGGCGGGCAGGGATCAGGACGACCAGGGGGATGGCCCCGGCGGCCCCAATGTGGGCATCGCCACGCGGACCCGATCACGCACGAAAAAGCCTTCGCTCTACAAGGTGTTGATGCTGAACGACGACTACACGCCGATGGAGTTCGTCGTACATGTGCTGCAGCAATTCTTCCGCATGGACATGGAAGAAGCGACCCGCGTGATGCTGCACGTCCATCAACGCGGGGTCGGCGTGTGCGGCATCTTCAGCTATGAGGTGGCGGAAACGAAGGTCAATCAGGTGATGGACTTTGCCCGGCAGAATCAGCACCCCCTTCAATGCACGCTGGAAAAGGCGTAACCGAATAGAGGTGGCGCGCCGGTCCAGGGCGTCCGTTACGGTTATCTAATTTTAACGATAATTGGCTAGCTCAGCAATGTGATGTCTGAGCCGCTACGTTCTCCTTCTTCCCCGCTGACGCCGATGATTGCCGGCGTGATCTATTTTTGCATGGCGTCGATCGCCTTGCTCAGCTCGCGGTTTGAAGGTGGATTGGCGTTCATATGGGCCGCCAACGCGCTGCTGATGGCGGAACTGCAAACATCCAAAACCAGCTATTGGCCGCGCGTCATCCTGGCATGCGGCGTAGCCAGCATGATTTCGACGGCCCTGTTTGGCATGGGACCGCTGGCCGCTTTGCCGATGGCCCTCATCAACATCGCCGAGTCCCTGATCGTAGCGACTTTATGCCGTCGCTTCATTCCCGTGCATCTGGCGGATGGATCCAAACGATCATTGCTGGTCTTCATAGCCGCGCTTTGCGTGCCCGCGAATATCATCGCGGGCCTGGGCGCTGCACTCGTCGCCGCTACGCTGACTCGGGTGGATTTCGGGGCATC of the Sphingobium herbicidovorans genome contains:
- a CDS encoding PHA/PHB synthase family protein — encoded protein: MEAQDLNEPHLPTLEQMQQWTEVVGRAQQLMLEQAAGAAGRTLPFDPQMVSRIQTGFANEGLALWQRFLDSGGMLRDRAEPPPPGSPAARKDRRFADPAWTNHPFYDLIRQSYLLLSDYLLNMTDAVDGVDPKQKAKLRFATNGLLDAMAPSNFPLTNPLVIEKTMQSGGENLVKGLQHMLADIEKGQLTHTDGTQFEVGRNLAATPGKVIKETPLYQLIHYAPSTAKVLETPLIIFPPWINRFYILDLAPEKSFVKWAVDQGLSVFLVSWKSADASMKDLIWDDYILRGQIDAIDTVRELLAVPSVHTIGYCVAGTTLAATLALLAARDEADKVASATFFTAQVDFSEAGDLSLFIDSDQMKLLEQLSSGGFLDGRYMAATFNLLRGRDLIWNYVVNNYLLGQDYPPFDLLYWNGDTTNLPARWHKDYLCQLYRDNLLVKPGALSVDGTPIDLGKIRTPAYVQAGREDHIAPAESVWKATQHFSGPLRFLLAGSGHIAGVVNPPAAGKYQYWTCDELPDSLDAFVAAAKETKGSWWPDWIEWIRSMGDSSVAATKGARVPGGGKLKSIEDAPGRYVKGR
- a CDS encoding phasin family protein, with translation MAVTPKPARRKPGIKKSSSTLSAAEALKAAEAAVGTSPKVAPPAKSAVVKKPAAPKPSPAAKVNPAAIAAATTAVDAAPEPATPPAVEPVPSAPAPLVEEAKVEPMEVKSLSSKAGPKEPESLPATEGTKMMNDVIETGKKFAEETKVKLETAYADFNEKAKASVEKSTKAIEELSDIAKGNVEALVESGKIAAKGIETLGQDAVDYSRKSFEKATASFKSFSTVKTPTEFFQLQSQLFSSSFDELTKEAAKSSEALIKLAGDVAQPLTARVTVVTDKVKSIAA
- the clpS gene encoding ATP-dependent Clp protease adapter ClpS, with protein sequence MSSISTAAYPIAMAGRDQDDQGDGPGGPNVGIATRTRSRTKKPSLYKVLMLNDDYTPMEFVVHVLQQFFRMDMEEATRVMLHVHQRGVGVCGIFSYEVAETKVNQVMDFARQNQHPLQCTLEKA